Within the Pseudarthrobacter sp. W1I19 genome, the region GCGTCGTCCACAGCGGATGGCCCGCCGGCAGCGGTTCGGGATCCGTCACGTCCAGGGCCGCGCGCAACCGCCCGGCTGACGTCTCCGCCAGCAGCGCATCAGTGTCGGCGACCGGGCCGCGCGCCACGTTCACCAGCAGCGCGCCGTCCCGCATCGCCGCCAGGAACTTCGCGTCCACCAGCTGCCGGGTCTGCTCGCTGAGGGGAACGCTTACCACCACAATCTCGTGCAGCGGCAACTGCTCATACAGGGAGTCGATCCCGTAGATTTTTCCGCCGGCATCCTCGCGTTCGCGGCTGGCCATCCGGGTTACCTCGGTTTCGAACGGCAGCAGCCGTGCCTCGATGGCCTTGCCCACTCCCCCGTAGCCCACCAACAGCACCCGCCGGTCGGCCAGGCTGGGCCGCTGGCTGTTGTCCCAGGTTCCGGTGGCCTGATTGCGGGCAAAATCAGCCAGGCCGCGCTGGCTGGCGATCATCATGCCTAAGGCGAGTTCCGCCGTCGAGGTCTCATGGACCCCCGCCGCGTTGGCGAAAAGGCACCCTTCGGGCAGCACGTCCGCCACGCCGTCGTACCCGATGGACTGGCTCTGGACCAGCCCGACGTCCACACCGTCCAGGGCCGCCAGCGCTCCAGGCTTGCCCATGTAGGGCGGCACCAACAGGTCGATCCGGCCCTCCGGGGCGGGCCCGGTGAGATCCCAGAGGAGAAGTTCGACGCCGGCGCTGACCTCCAGCGCATCCAGC harbors:
- a CDS encoding 2-hydroxyacid dehydrogenase — protein: MSAPLRVALPDQKLLDALEVSAGVELLLWDLTGPAPEGRIDLLVPPYMGKPGALAALDGVDVGLVQSQSIGYDGVADVLPEGCLFANAAGVHETSTAELALGMMIASQRGLADFARNQATGTWDNSQRPSLADRRVLLVGYGGVGKAIEARLLPFETEVTRMASREREDAGGKIYGIDSLYEQLPLHEIVVVSVPLSEQTRQLVDAKFLAAMRDGALLVNVARGPVADTDALLAETSAGRLRAALDVTDPEPLPAGHPLWTTPGVLITPHVGGASSAMFPRMVRLVKQQIRLMLEGKEPVNVVLGAPLA